In one Epinephelus lanceolatus isolate andai-2023 chromosome 19, ASM4190304v1, whole genome shotgun sequence genomic region, the following are encoded:
- the rnf224 gene encoding RING finger protein 227 — translation MDDGRKVEEVEEEEEEEEVTCQPLPPPPPAVAVETMMSLRRQDLVCIVCFGSYDLVTRLPRRLHCGHAFCQACLKRLDTVINEQVWIPCPQCRQNTPRPRGGAAGLDLDLVSFLGVKAQQTCTSSCSLSSWSSGRRQGAPAVDAAPDGKLWLGKEVTDDSWSHGGLAEPRFHSYGSCCPPPSYWLCCWFCCPGRG, via the exons ATGGATGATGGCAGAAAagtagaagaagtagaagaagaagaagaagaagaggaggtgaCCTGTCAGCccctaccccctcctcctcccgctGTTGCCGTAGAGACGATGATGTCACTGCGGAGGCAGGACCTGGTGTGCATTGTGTGCTTCGGCAGTTATGACCTGGTGACGCGGTTGCCGCGGCGACTGCACTGTGGCCACGCCTTCTGCCAGGCATGTCTGAAGAGACTGGACACGGTCATTAATGAACAG GTGTGGATCCCATGTCCCCAGTGTCGACAGAACACGCCACGGCCccgaggaggagcagcaggtcTGGACCTGGACTTGGTGTCCTTCCTGGGAGTGAAGGCCCAGCAGacctgcacctcctcctgctccctGTCCTCTTGGAGCTCCGGTCGCAGGCAGGGGGCGCCAGCTGTGGACGCCGCCCCAGATGGGAAACTGTGGCTGGGGAAGGAGGTGACTGATGACAGCTGGTCGCACGGGGGTCTGGCTGAGCCACGCTTTCACAGCTATGGCAGCTGCTGCCCGCCACCGTCCTACTGGctgtgctgctggttctgctgcCCAGGGCGGGGCTAG